A window from Elusimicrobiota bacterium encodes these proteins:
- a CDS encoding L,D-transpeptidase family protein, which translates to MPRCLAPLLLLAAFAAPARGFDVPPASGAPLPQQEVRARWARSACAASTTPSARKGPARTELIIVLKSLREMALCARGELLAHYRVALGPNPLGHKRRRGDGRTPEGFYRVTMKQDFYHRSLRLSYPNEDDRRRAREDGVDPGGGVLIHGLSDSKEGLGELHVLRDWTEGCIAVTNEEIDEVDRLTPVGTVVEIRP; encoded by the coding sequence ATGCCCCGCTGTCTCGCGCCGCTCCTCCTGCTGGCCGCGTTCGCCGCCCCCGCGCGCGGCTTCGACGTCCCCCCCGCGAGCGGCGCGCCGCTGCCGCAGCAGGAAGTCCGCGCGCGCTGGGCGCGCTCCGCCTGCGCTGCGAGCACGACCCCCAGCGCCCGGAAGGGCCCCGCCCGCACCGAGCTGATCATCGTGCTCAAGTCTCTGCGCGAGATGGCCCTCTGCGCGCGCGGGGAGCTCCTGGCGCACTACCGCGTGGCCCTCGGACCGAACCCGCTGGGGCACAAGCGCCGCCGCGGGGACGGACGCACGCCGGAAGGGTTCTACCGCGTGACGATGAAGCAGGACTTCTACCACCGCTCGCTGCGCCTCTCCTACCCGAACGAGGACGACCGGCGCCGCGCCCGAGAAGACGGCGTCGACCCCGGCGGCGGAGTCCTCATCCACGGCCTCTCCGACTCCAAGGAGGGGCTGGGGGAGCTGCACGTCCTGCGGGACTGGACCGAGGGCTGCATCGCGGTGACCAACGAGGAGATCGACGAGGTCGACCGGCTGACGCCGGTCGGGACCGTCGTCGAGATCCGCCCTTAG